One segment of Pseudomonadota bacterium DNA contains the following:
- a CDS encoding IS630 family transposase gives FTSVTDLKRKLMRYVRQYNKSPKTVKWKYFDPTRRIATESAVTGH, from the coding sequence TTTTACCTCGGTGACTGATCTGAAGCGTAAGCTCATGCGCTACGTACGCCAGTACAACAAGTCGCCAAAGACCGTGAAGTGGAAGTACTTCGACCCAACGCGCCGAATCGCTACTGAATCAGCTGTTACAGGACACTAG